A region of the Carboxydothermus pertinax genome:
AATTCACTACTTAAAGTGACAGTTGTTTTAGCAGTTGTATTGTTCATTTTTGTCTTCTTCATGTTAAATTTTAGCCATTTTTTTAACCGTTTTTCCTCTCCTGCCGAACTTGCTCGGTATTTACGATCCTTTGGTGTATTAACAACAGTAATAAGCCTTTTTCTTCTTGTAATTCAAACCTTATTTACCCCTGTCCCACTCTTTATTTTGGTTGTCGCCAACGGCTTTATTTTTGGAGTCATTCGCGGAATTTTCCTTTCATTGGCTGGAAGCGTTTTAGGAGCTACTATTGCCTTTCTATTAGCCAGACTTTTAGGAAGAAATTTCATAAGTCGCTATTTGAAACCAGAGCATCTTGACAAAGTGCATTCTTTTAGCCATAAGGAAGGCCCAAAGGTAGTATTTTTTGCCCGTCTAATTCCAGTTTTACCATCAAGCATAGTAAGTTACCTAGCAGGACTTAGCAATATGCGATTTATTCCCTATTTCGTTGCAACAACCTTAGGTAAACTTCCGGAAATTGTTATCTATTCCGTCCTGGGTCATGGTCTGGGTCACTTGAACGATTTAAAGTCACAAATTCTTCTAGCAGGTATAATCACCTTAATTGCCTATTTCTTTTACCGCTGGCATAAAAAAAATGGAGATTAATTTAAAAAAAAATCGCTCACACGAGCGATTTTTTATGCTTGTTCTGAAGCCACTTTATTTAGATCAGCAATTAATTCGTCAATATTAATACCATGAGCCCGGGCTCCTTGCTCAATATTTTCAAATTGGGCAGCTGCACACCCAAGGCATCCCATCCCATGCTTGTAAAAAACCGGTATTGTTTTCGGGT
Encoded here:
- a CDS encoding TVP38/TMEM64 family protein, which encodes MQRNSLLKVTVVLAVVLFIFVFFMLNFSHFFNRFSSPAELARYLRSFGVLTTVISLFLLVIQTLFTPVPLFILVVANGFIFGVIRGIFLSLAGSVLGATIAFLLARLLGRNFISRYLKPEHLDKVHSFSHKEGPKVVFFARLIPVLPSSIVSYLAGLSNMRFIPYFVATTLGKLPEIVIYSVLGHGLGHLNDLKSQILLAGIITLIAYFFYRWHKKNGD
- a CDS encoding DUF1858 domain-containing protein produces the protein MNITKEMTITEVVTKYPKTIPVFYKHGMGCLGCAAAQFENIEQGARAHGINIDELIADLNKVASEQA